A portion of the Sabethes cyaneus chromosome 3, idSabCyanKW18_F2, whole genome shotgun sequence genome contains these proteins:
- the LOC128743636 gene encoding modular serine protease-like, protein MWKRSSETTTWKCIVLIWIGAELMAPSMQLQIQSFFRDRRKVCNFYEWKCASGQCIESHQLCDGVVDCKDKSDETSTACAFIRCPSYAFRCQYGACVDGNAMCNGIKECTDGSDEHLHCPGYSETLFTAGNCSSMEFQCQSGQCIPSDLVCDGLPNCDDESDEQQKICGLTFCPSFAFRCSYGACIGGYSKCDGVIDCRDGSDEDELLCGKPPPTTTPKMLSTTTTTTTTTTPSPTVTGAPGSCLVPEQPSNGHIVLDEMAKDVLINSGEFIENFNSVHVLCDDKYTIKGASTITCLDGEWLDPFPQCERYCSEIPINGITVQPACEYQRKQITCKRPLPPTTRVRIDCKVGYQKPEGPINETLTCVDGVWTSPVFRCEPVCGTPTPDAEAYIIGGKNASIAEVPWHAGIYRNLENDTVDDLKSDDWLYICGGTILTERLVVTAAHCFWDVTSFHNLKSFLITVGKYRRDLNAIESLPVQIIRVRELITQPQYQDFSGYYNLDIAIVVLSDFIVFKSHVRPICLERNLRTESEKRIKPNSVGRVAGWGLTSSGGQLSPNLKMVDIPTVDYYTCRDFSPVSYRPFLTGDKFCAGDPATGTSVCQGDSGGGFALGKEIAGETVFFLYGVVSSAPRSASGSCDNNKYVAFTEVQNYIPMVLDAESQYPVI, encoded by the exons ATGTGGAAACGCAGCTCCGAAACAACAACGTGGAAATGCATTGTGTTGATCTGGATCGGTGCTGAATTGATGGCTCCTTCTATGCAGTTGCAAATTCAGT CATTCTTCCGAGATCGACGAAAGGTTTGTAACTTCTACGAATGGAAGTGTGCCAGCGGACAGTGCATCGAGTCCCACCAGCTGTGCGATGGTGTGGTCGATTGTAAGGATAAATCGGACGAAACGTCAACGGCTTGTGCTTTCATACGTTGTCCGAGCTATGCATTTCGCTGTCAGTATGGTGCATGCGTCGACGGAAACGCCATGTGCAACGGGATCAAGGAATGTACCGACGGTTCCGACGAACATCTGCACTGTCCCGGGTACAGTGAAACGTTGTTCACTGCCGGGAACTGTTC GAGCATGGAATTTCAGTGCCAATCAGGGCAATGCATTCCAAGCGACTTGGTTTGTGACGGTCTGCCAAACTGCGACGACGAATCCGACGAACAGCAGAAGATCTGCGGATTGACATTCTGTCCGTCGTTTGCCTTTCGTTGCAGCTATGGTGCATGCATTGGCGGGTACTCTAAGTGCGATGGAGTCATCGATTGTCGGGACGGTTCCGATGAAGACGAGTTGCTGTGTGGAAAACCCCCGCCAACAACTACACCGAAAATGTTGAGTACGACAACAACGACTACGACCACAACCACGCCGTCACCGACGGTAACCGGAGCCCCAGGCTCATGCTTGGTACCTGAACAGCCGTCGAATGGTCATATTGTCCTCGACGAAATGGCTAAAGATGTTCTAATCAACAGTGGAGAATTTATCGAAAACTTTAACTCAGTGCACGTGCTGTGCGATGACAAATACACCATCAAGGGAGCTTCTACTATCACCTGTCTCGACGGAGAATGGCTGGATCCGTTCCCACAGTGCGAGC GATACTGTTCGGAAATTCCAATCAATGGAATTACCGTCCAGCCAGCCTGTGAGTATCAAAGAAAACAAATCACGTGTAAACGTCCCCTACCTCCGACGACCAGAGTGCGTATCGACTGTAAGGTAGGATACCAGAAACCGGAAGGTCCTATTAACGAAACACTTACCTGCGTAGATGGTGTGTGGACTAGTCCTGTCTTTCGCTGTGAACCCGTCTGTGGAACGCCAACTCCAGACGCGGAAGCGTACATTATCGGAGGCAAAAACGCATCCATTGCGGAAGTTCCTTGGCACGCGGGTATTTATCGCAACTTGGAAAATGACACCGTGGATGATCTAAAATCAGACGACTGGTTGTACATTTGCGGTGGAACAATACTTACCGAGAGGCTGGTGGTAACGGCTGCCCACTGCTTCTGGGACGTTACGTCATTCCACAATTTAAAATCATTCCTGATAACCGTCGGAAAGTATCGACGAGATCTGAATGCCATCGAGAGTCTGCCAGTGCAGATCATCCGGGTGCGGGAACTCATAACACAGCCCCAATATCAGGACTTTTCCGGTTACTACAACCTGGATATAGCGATTGTTGTGTTAAGTGACTTCATTGTATTCAAGTCGCACGTGAGACCAATCTGTTTGGAGAGAAACCTAAGGACTGAAAGCGAGAAGCGAATCAAGCCCAACAGTGTCGGAAGAGTCGCTGGCTGGGGATTGACGAGTTCGGGTGGTCAGCTTAGTCCGAACCTCAAGATGGTCGATATTCCGACCGTAGACTACTACACTTGCAGAGATTTTTCCCCCGTTTCCTATCGGCCATTTTTGACCGGTGATAAGTTCTGTGCCGGCGATCCCGCGACAG GAACCAGCGTCTGCCAGGGGGATAGCGGAGGTGGTTTCGCCCTCGGTAAGGAGATAGCTGGTGAAACCGTGTTCTTTCTGTACGGTGTCGTTAGCTCGGCTCCCCGTTCGGCCAGCGGAAGCTGCGATAACAACAAGTATGTCGCCTTCACCGAAGTGCAGAACTATATTCCGATGGTGCTGGACGCCGAGAGTCAATATCCAGTTATTTAG